The stretch of DNA TGGTAGCAGAAGTTAAGATAACCGGGCGTGTTTCCGCAAACAGTTTTGCCCGCAGCAGCGGCCCCACATCAATTGGGGCAGCCCGCAAAGCCAGCTCCGACCGCTGGCCGCTCCCTTCCACCCAGTACACGTAATCGTCTTCATGGTGGCGGCAGATCCTTTCAAGGTTATGGGCAATGCCCTCGCCAACCGCAGCCAGGGCAGCCAGTTCTCTGGCCGGGGCCGGCAGATCATCTGTAAAAACTGTCGCTTCGCTCAGTCGTTCGGCCAATTTTACCATCAACCGGCTCAGGGAAAGCAACTGTACCAGCAGGTTATCCAGCGCAGAGTCAAGGGCGGCCGGCAAGCAGGCAACCTCGTCCCTATTGTCTGCCGGGCCGAATCTTACCGCCCACCTGCCTTCATAGTTGACAGCGCTGTTTTCAATCCAGCGAGCTAACATTTCAAAAAAGCTATTGGCTGCTTCTCTGCACTGATGCCTTATTTCGGCTGACTGCCTAAGCAAATTTAACCATTCCTGCTGATGATCGGTGATAACAAAGCCGTCCAACTTGCTGAGCTGCTTGCCGGCCGCCGCAAGCCAGCGCAGAACTTCTGACCGTCCGCTGCTGCTGCCCAGGTGTTCGGTGGCACAAGACTCCAGATGATGTGCCTCGTCTATTATGAGGGGGCCGTAAGACGGCAGCACCCGGTTGTCAGCGTTGGCATCGCTAAGCAGTAAAGAATGGTTAACCACCACAAGATCTGCCCTGTCTGCTTGACGCCGCGCCGCCATAAAGAAACATTTTTCCTTAAAATAGGGACAGCGGTTACTTAAACAACCTTCACTCTCACTGCAGACAGCCGCCCAGTAATCCTGTTCCTGATAAGACATTACCAGCTCACTTTTATCGCCGGTGCCGGTCTCATGCAGCCAAAGCATGACTTTGGCTAAAAAGCCGGCTTCTTCCGGTTGATGCTGTTGTTCCGACATGGCTAAATGCCAGCGGCGCAGACACAAATAATTACTGCGGCCCTTCATCAGGGCTGCTGTAAACTTAAAACCCGCCAGATTGGTTAATAAAGGCAGATCTTTATGCCATAATTGCTCCTGCAGAGTTATAGTGTGGGTGCTGATCAGCACCCGCTGGCTGTTTTTCACCGCCCAGCAAATGGCCGGCACCAAATAAGCCAGGGATTTGCCGGTGCCTGTGCCGGCTTCCACCAGGAGATATTTGCTTTCGTTTAATGCCGTTACTACCCGGGCTGCCATATCGCACTGCTGTGGGCGATATTGAAATCGCGGCAGCGCTTCTGACAGATTTCCTGCCGGTCCCAAAACAGCCATACATTCTTCAAGAGTAACAGGTACTGCGGCCTGGGGTTGCCGCTCTTTAACAGAAACTTCCACCGGCCTGGCCCCCGGCGCCTGATAAGTTAATTTACGGTCCGGAAATTGTTTTAAGATCTTAACGCTTAATTTTTCCAGCACCGGATGCCAGGGCGAGGCCGCTTGTTTCAACAGTTGGCTCAATTGCCAGACCAGCTCAGCCTCTAACCCGCTTAAACGCTCCAGCAAAGCCAGCAGCAGCCGGGCAGCCCCAAGGGCGTCATCCAGCGCCCGGTGCTGCTGCTCCAGGGGCAGCCCCAAATTATGGCATAAATCGCCCAGGCGATGGCTGGGGGCCGAGGGCAATAAATACTGAGCCAATTCCAGTGTATCAAAAAGCGGATTGGCAATGGTCTGCCCGGCAGCGGCAGACAAAAAGTTACCGTCGAACTTAATGTTATGTCCTACCAGGGGTAAACGGTCAATAAAAGATAAAACTTCGGGCAGGATTTCTTGCAGCAAGGGTGCTGTGCTGAAATCCTCATCTTGCAGGCCCGTTAAACGCTTTATTCTAACCGGCAGCGGTTGCCGGGGGCGAACCAGTGTCTGAAAGCGATCTGTTTCCTGGCCGTCAACATATTTAACCAACCCGATCTCAATTATTTCATCCTGCCAGCAGTTTAGACCGGTGGTTTCCAGATCCATGGCCACGAAGTTTAACATCCCTTAACTACCGCCTTCCTCATCGGGCTTCCGGCAAATTTGCCTTACTTAGTGTTTCGCCCGTTTAATCACGCTTCCTGCTGAGAACAAAACAATTATACCGTTATCTGTATGGGGCAAACAGTTCTTGTAACTTTGTCCACTCTGTGATTATACCGAAGGTATCATCGCAGGAAAAGTTCTTTGGTGTAAACCGGTCTGATATTTTGGTATAATATCTTAAAATTGTCAGAAGGAAGGCGGTAAACCGTGAGCGCAGAAAGCACTCGTCTCAGGGAATCTTTGCTCCGATTGGAAGATGCTTTGGGCCAGGATTTTATTAAAAAAGAAGTGCATAAGATAAAAGGCTGGCCGCCGGAAGGATCATGCGGCTTGCACCCGCTGGTTTTACTGTGGTATAAGACCAGGGAAGATTTGGCCTTAACGGAACTCACCGGCTGCCTGCCGCATTCCCGCTGGGTCCAGGAAACACTGCAGCTGGCTGACTGCTTAAAAAATTATGCCAACCACCCCTTATATCAGGACATGCTTCATCAACTACGGGACCCGGTCAACTGGCAGTCGGCAGTGGATCAAATGAAAAATTGGCAGAACCGGCAGGACGGTTGTTAACTTAACTGCTATAGGTTTGTGATTTGCCGGAATTTGCTTTCTGTAGTAGAATATATGGGAATTTATCTAAAAGGAGGGTATTCTTTTGAAGAAAGGCAGTATTGAGCTGGAAAAGGGCGGGAAAATATTGATTGAATTTTTTGATCAGGCCGCCCCGGGAACGGTGGCTAATTTTGAAAAATTAGCTAACCAGGGATTTTACAACGGCTTAACCTTCCACAGGGTTATTCCCGGTTTTGTAGCCCAGGGTGGCTGCCCATACGGTACCGGAACCGGCGGCCCCGGCTATACCATTAAGTGCGAAACTAAAAACAACCCCCATAAGCATGTCAGGGGCGCCTTATCAATGGCCCATGCCGGCAAAGATACAGGCGGCAGCCAGTTCTTCATTTGCTACGACGCTTTTCCCCATTTAGACGGCGTACATACGGTGTTTGGTCAAGTGATTGAGGGTATGTCATATGTTGACCAAATTAAACCTGGCGATAAGATGAAAGAAGTAAAGGTTTGGGAAGAATAGGCAAGTTGCCGGGCCATGCCAAAGTAGTTTTACAATTTTTATAACTCCTAAACAAACATCCCGTTCCGCTTTTAGTTTGTGAAACGGGATGTTTTTTCCGTTAGGATGGAATCGCCTTGGCCGGCTGCATTTTATAAAGCAAAGGATTCACCCGGCTGCAGGATGATTACCTGGGCGGCAGTCTGTTCCTCTACAGCTTTTTTAAACTCTGCCGGCTGCTGGGCGATCAAAGGCCAGGTATTATAATGCATGGGTACCACCAGCCGGGGTTGCAGCAGCTTGACGGCTTCTAAAGCATCTGCCGGGCCCATGGTAAAGTTATCGCCTATGGGCAGCAACGCTGCATCAATATTATGCAGCCGTCCCAGCAGGGCCATGTCGCCAAACAGGCCGGTATCTCCGGCATGGTAGATGGTTTTGTCTTTGACGGTTATCAGAAACCCGCAGGGATTACCCAGATATTCCGCCGGCCCCTGCTCACTGCCCAGCGAACTGCCGTGTAAAGCCGGGGTTAGTTTTACTTTAAAATAACCAAAATCATGGCTGCCCCCGATATGCATGGCATGCACTTTGGCTCCCTGGCGGGCGCAGTGGTTGGCCAACTCATAAACCGCTACCACCGTACCGCCGGACTGCCTGGCTATTGTTACAGCATCACCCAGGTGATCCGCATGACCGTGGCTGACCATGATATAGTCAGCCTGCACCGGCAGATCAGGTGCGGCCGGATTGCCGGTCATAAATGGGTCCACAGCAATAGTCACCTCTCCTGTAGCCAGCAAGAACGCAGCATGCCCCAAGAAGGTTAAGCGCATCAGTTTACCTCCTGCAATTTAGTTCATGTTTTTAACAGTTGTTATTTTACCAATATTTAGCTTATCCTGCCAGGATAGAAAATAAACTTTTTTCTTTTAAGTTTTGCCAACTGCACCGGCTAACTACCCAGCACCTCTTTAACCAGGGGCGCCACTTCCCAGGGCAGTCCGGCAACTTTAGCCCCGGCCGCAGTCAGGGCCGCCACTTTGCTGGCAAACGTCCCCTGACCCCGCTCAATAATGGCTCCGGCGTGTCCCATACGTTTGCCCGGCGGAGCTGAGCGTCCGGCCAGGAAAGCCACTACCGGTTTGGTCATATGACGGATGTACCGGGCAGCTTCTTCTTCAGCGTTACCGCCAATTTCACCTACCAGAACCACTGCTTTTGTGGCAGGGTCATGTTCAAATTTTTCTAATACCTCGACAAAAGACAACCCCACCACCCGATCCCCGCCCAGAC from Desulforamulus hydrothermalis Lam5 = DSM 18033 encodes:
- a CDS encoding helicase C-terminal domain-containing protein, with protein sequence MLNFVAMDLETTGLNCWQDEIIEIGLVKYVDGQETDRFQTLVRPRQPLPVRIKRLTGLQDEDFSTAPLLQEILPEVLSFIDRLPLVGHNIKFDGNFLSAAAGQTIANPLFDTLELAQYLLPSAPSHRLGDLCHNLGLPLEQQHRALDDALGAARLLLALLERLSGLEAELVWQLSQLLKQAASPWHPVLEKLSVKILKQFPDRKLTYQAPGARPVEVSVKERQPQAAVPVTLEECMAVLGPAGNLSEALPRFQYRPQQCDMAARVVTALNESKYLLVEAGTGTGKSLAYLVPAICWAVKNSQRVLISTHTITLQEQLWHKDLPLLTNLAGFKFTAALMKGRSNYLCLRRWHLAMSEQQHQPEEAGFLAKVMLWLHETGTGDKSELVMSYQEQDYWAAVCSESEGCLSNRCPYFKEKCFFMAARRQADRADLVVVNHSLLLSDANADNRVLPSYGPLIIDEAHHLESCATEHLGSSSGRSEVLRWLAAAGKQLSKLDGFVITDHQQEWLNLLRQSAEIRHQCREAANSFFEMLARWIENSAVNYEGRWAVRFGPADNRDEVACLPAALDSALDNLLVQLLSLSRLMVKLAERLSEATVFTDDLPAPARELAALAAVGEGIAHNLERICRHHEDDYVYWVEGSGQRSELALRAAPIDVGPLLRAKLFAETRPVILTSATITVDGSFKHFAKSIGLDVLPADKIIEKQLASPFNYAKQALLCAANDIQPVQTGDNHYHDELARAVYNISMAAQGRTLVLFTSHRSLREVYHRLKDPCERADLCLLGHELDGSRRRLVEQFAAGQRTVLLGAASFWEGVDIPGEALSCVIIVKLPFAPPNHPLLEARLQKIARQGRNGFRDYQIPHAVIKFKQGFGRLIRDAGDKGVVVILDSRLVEKKYGAKFFNSLPLGEHFRGSWQQIVHQVKAWLGSRKE
- a CDS encoding peptidylprolyl isomerase — its product is MKKGSIELEKGGKILIEFFDQAAPGTVANFEKLANQGFYNGLTFHRVIPGFVAQGGCPYGTGTGGPGYTIKCETKNNPHKHVRGALSMAHAGKDTGGSQFFICYDAFPHLDGVHTVFGQVIEGMSYVDQIKPGDKMKEVKVWEE
- a CDS encoding metal-dependent hydrolase, yielding MRLTFLGHAAFLLATGEVTIAVDPFMTGNPAAPDLPVQADYIMVSHGHADHLGDAVTIARQSGGTVVAVYELANHCARQGAKVHAMHIGGSHDFGYFKVKLTPALHGSSLGSEQGPAEYLGNPCGFLITVKDKTIYHAGDTGLFGDMALLGRLHNIDAALLPIGDNFTMGPADALEAVKLLQPRLVVPMHYNTWPLIAQQPAEFKKAVEEQTAAQVIILQPGESFAL